gactcattggattcgtctcgtaatttacaagcaagctatgcaattagtttttttatttcgtctagatttaatactccatgcatgtgccgcacacattcgatgtgatagttttggaattttaaattttgcatctaaaccagGCCACATGACCTAGACATATAGTGCTCTGGTTTATGGTTTGTGCCCTATAAGATGTAGGACCCGAAAGCCACATAAAAAATCCCAAATCCCGAACTCAATCCAAAACCATAGCTCTAAGCATAACCGGAGAGTCCAGAGCATGAATCACATCACCAATGGCAAGCTGAGGAATTCTGTAGATTTGTCATTACAAATCATCAGTTGATCCGTAAATACAGCTAGCGTGCATAATAATAGAATGTGCGTATTCTTTTATTTACAGCAAAGTTTATatgattatttttaaaaaaaatcaagtggCTTACCTCAGAAGCCTTCCGACAGTTAGTAGTGCCCCTAGCTGTAAATAGCTGTCACTCACATCACagtaaacaaaaaacaaaacaaaaattgaAAGCCAAAATAAATTACCATATACTATGCGTCTAGGCCTCTGATGACACCTCTTAATTCAGATTTGATGGCCACGTAGGGAAGGTAATTATTATTTTCATCTAGCTAATTGATGCATTTTTTATGTTGTCCTAATCAAAACCGAGTGAAGACTGAAGACTTCCTTACTAGGCAAGCCAAAGGAGGCTGGGCTCTTCCAGAGCAAGATCAGGTCTCACCTCTCACACACGCCACTATAAAACTTGgcttcctcctctctctatcCCCTTTCTATTGATTCCCCACCTTTCTTGCGTTCACAAGCTTCCCCAAGCTTAGCTTCTCTCTTCCTTTTTCCTCTGAGATCTTGGTTTCTCTCCTGTTGTTCCTAGTGAAGCTGCAGTTCAGATCGATCATGGTGGAGCGTAGTATCAAATCAGAGCAAGGAGGCGACCTGTTCCTGCCTCCCGGGTTCAGGTTCCATCCCACAGACGAGGAGGTCATCACAAGCTATCTCCTGCAGAAGTTTCTGAACCCTAGCTTCGACCCGCGAGCCATCGGTGAGGTGGACCTCAACAAGTGCGAGCCATGGGATCTCCCAAGTAAGTCACTGGCCTTTTCTGATCCCTTTTCTTCAATTGCACCACCACATACATGTTGATGCAGAAAGCTAAGCAGAATTTTTGAGCTAATTAATGGATGTTTTCCCCATGAATGTTGATCTACAAACAACAACAGGCAAGGCGAAGATGGGGGAGAAGGAGTGGTACTTCttctgccacaagggcatgaaATACCCGACGGGCATGCGCACCAACCGCGCCACCAAGGAGGGCTACTGGAAGGCCACCGGCAAGGACAGGGAGATCTTcaagcctgctgctgctggaggtgcAGTCCGTGAGCTTGTGGGGATGAAGAAGACGCTGGTGTTCTACATGGGCAGGGCTCCAAGGGGATCCAAGACCAACTGGGTGATGCACGAGTTCCGCCTCGAGGGCAAATCCAGGCACAACAACGCAAACCTACGCTTCAATCCCAAGGTACAATAATACTTGAAGAACATTACTTGCTTGTACATGTTTAAAAAATGCAACTTTGTATCAGTTTAATGTGTGAGttaattgttttttttaaaaaaatgttatGTTCAGGATGAATGGGTCGTGTGCAAGGTGCACCACAAGAACGGAGAAGCCAGTATCAAGAATCCCGCCGAGGAGTACTCCGCCGGGACGCCCAACGTCAACTCGGTGGTTTCGGATGACGCCGGCGAAGGAGATGAGTTTCTGGACTCCA
This genomic interval from Panicum virgatum strain AP13 chromosome 8K, P.virgatum_v5, whole genome shotgun sequence contains the following:
- the LOC120646015 gene encoding NAC domain-containing protein 45-like, which codes for MVERSIKSEQGGDLFLPPGFRFHPTDEEVITSYLLQKFLNPSFDPRAIGEVDLNKCEPWDLPSKAKMGEKEWYFFCHKGMKYPTGMRTNRATKEGYWKATGKDREIFKPAAAGGAVRELVGMKKTLVFYMGRAPRGSKTNWVMHEFRLEGKSRHNNANLRFNPKDEWVVCKVHHKNGEASIKNPAEEYSAGTPNVNSVVSDDAGEGDEFLDSMINPMYFNSAASLPSTTTINAAPPHNADYHSISSSAAGATTTTTSSFVDLPNYGFNDATIYNLHQQVALANSAASTNNSSSYSSFLWNMLNADHNQAMGSYNLHHQAMVAKALGGNYFAGGLPSSSVSGILQHNSQGVPQQKLGSNYGDSTAAIGPAATNNKNLGALPVRY